Proteins found in one Cobetia sp. L2A1 genomic segment:
- a CDS encoding AMP-binding protein — MPQDTIASRQLASFSAQDASYLSATSDTPLMGETIGDCLDRICATYPERDALISRHQNLRYRWSELHQEVERVARGLLAMGITRGDRVGIWSPNRAEWTLIQYATAKIGVVLVNLNPSYRGHELAYALKQSGAATLLFQASFKGSDYVAILEELFPEATSPQGREGISNAALPELKRLICFEAGDALPGMLHWQDVLNGADKVPHEAMLEIQRSLTFDDPINIQYTSGTTGAPKGATLSHHNILNNGFFVAERMNLSEHDKLVMPVPLYHCFGMVMGNLGCLTHGAAIIYPEAGFDPLATLQAVSEEGATAMFGVPTMFIAELEHPRFSEFDLSSLRTGTMAGSICPIEVMRQVIERMHMSEVTIAYGMTETSPVSLQTTREAPLEKRVSTVGTLHPHLEIKIVDPETGRVVPRGEKGELCTRGYSVMLGYWNNPEATTKAIDSGRWMHTGDLATLDEEGYVTIVGRIKDMIIRGGENIYPREIEDFLYMHPAVSDVQVIGVPDERYGEEVMAWVKLKEGEHLDAQGLKDFCQGQIAHFKVPRYIKFVDEFPMTVTGKIQKFKMRETATAELGLKE, encoded by the coding sequence TGCTTCACGTCAGCTCGCCTCATTCAGCGCTCAAGATGCAAGCTATCTGAGCGCGACTTCCGACACGCCACTAATGGGTGAAACCATCGGTGACTGCCTTGATCGTATCTGTGCCACCTACCCCGAGCGTGACGCGCTCATCAGTCGTCACCAGAATCTGCGTTACCGCTGGTCTGAACTACATCAAGAGGTTGAGCGCGTCGCACGCGGGCTTCTGGCGATGGGTATCACGCGCGGTGATCGAGTCGGCATCTGGTCACCCAACCGCGCAGAATGGACACTGATTCAGTACGCTACCGCCAAGATTGGCGTGGTATTGGTGAACCTCAACCCTAGCTATCGCGGCCATGAACTGGCCTATGCACTCAAGCAATCCGGGGCAGCGACACTGCTCTTCCAGGCGAGTTTCAAGGGCTCCGACTATGTGGCGATTCTCGAGGAACTATTCCCCGAGGCTACTTCTCCCCAGGGCCGCGAGGGCATCAGCAATGCTGCACTGCCTGAGCTAAAGCGACTGATCTGCTTTGAAGCCGGCGATGCACTGCCCGGCATGTTGCATTGGCAAGATGTATTGAACGGCGCCGACAAGGTGCCGCATGAGGCGATGCTCGAGATTCAGCGCAGCCTGACCTTCGATGATCCGATCAATATCCAGTACACCTCCGGCACGACCGGTGCCCCCAAGGGCGCCACACTCTCGCATCACAACATTCTCAATAACGGCTTCTTCGTCGCAGAGCGCATGAATCTGAGCGAACACGACAAGCTGGTGATGCCGGTGCCGCTCTATCACTGCTTCGGCATGGTCATGGGCAACCTGGGATGCCTGACACACGGTGCAGCCATCATCTATCCCGAGGCGGGTTTTGACCCACTGGCGACACTCCAGGCTGTCAGCGAAGAAGGCGCTACCGCCATGTTCGGCGTACCGACCATGTTCATTGCCGAACTTGAGCACCCACGCTTCAGCGAGTTTGATCTATCAAGTCTGCGTACCGGCACCATGGCTGGCTCCATCTGTCCGATCGAAGTCATGCGCCAGGTGATCGAGCGCATGCACATGAGCGAAGTCACCATTGCCTACGGCATGACCGAAACCAGCCCGGTGAGCCTGCAGACCACTCGTGAAGCCCCTCTCGAAAAACGCGTTTCCACCGTCGGCACCCTGCACCCGCATCTGGAAATCAAGATCGTCGATCCCGAGACAGGCCGTGTGGTACCGCGTGGAGAAAAGGGGGAACTTTGCACCCGAGGCTACAGTGTGATGCTCGGCTACTGGAATAACCCCGAGGCCACTACCAAGGCCATCGACAGTGGGCGTTGGATGCATACCGGCGACCTCGCTACGCTGGATGAAGAGGGCTACGTGACGATCGTCGGGCGTATCAAGGACATGATCATCCGTGGTGGCGAGAACATCTATCCACGTGAAATAGAGGACTTCCTCTATATGCATCCGGCGGTATCGGATGTGCAGGTTATCGGTGTACCCGATGAACGTTATGGCGAAGAAGTGATGGCATGGGTCAAGCTTAAGGAAGGTGAACACCTTGATGCACAGGGCCTTAAAGACTTCTGTCAGGGCCAGATTGCGCACTTCAAGGTGCCGCGCTATATCAAGTTCGTCGATGAATTCCCGATGACCGTGACCGGCAAGATTCAGAAATTCAAGATGCGCGAGACCGCGACCGCTGAGCTGGGGCTAAAGGAATGA
- a CDS encoding SAM-dependent methyltransferase: protein MTEDYRAQEPGGSSARHLKMACDQVSHYAAASRHAALDMALEALLDAYPAGEVPVTALAGLDQLHLGGVGSTRELLALAKLQKPPSTTPLKILEPGAGLGGLARHLVSQSVSDGTRHHVTTLDLSDNLCQLAIGLNRATGLREHIRVLEGDACYPKLHPALLGQRFDRVISQHLLVHLSDKPGVLTQWHDCLEDDGYLILHEPVLSVQAQAFGERPNLPVPWALTSRADQLATCEELQEAMANSGFEVDTHIELTEQVLAWQARRQQHACSSHQTADTEDQLGSRDIRDELALSSAMLAARALTPELIFGPMFALMQRNIAQALEAGWLEVHLWRLRKRPAQRASNAGHPRL, encoded by the coding sequence ATGACAGAAGACTATCGTGCGCAAGAGCCCGGTGGCTCATCCGCACGTCACCTGAAGATGGCCTGTGATCAGGTATCTCACTACGCTGCGGCTAGCCGCCATGCTGCACTCGATATGGCACTGGAGGCACTGCTGGACGCCTATCCTGCTGGTGAGGTACCAGTCACGGCGCTGGCCGGATTGGACCAACTCCACCTGGGCGGTGTCGGAAGCACTCGCGAATTGCTGGCATTGGCCAAACTGCAGAAGCCTCCCTCTACCACTCCACTCAAGATTCTGGAGCCCGGCGCCGGGCTAGGCGGACTGGCTCGCCATCTGGTGAGTCAGTCCGTCAGTGACGGCACTCGGCATCACGTCACCACACTGGACCTCTCGGATAATCTCTGCCAACTGGCGATTGGCCTTAACAGAGCCACGGGACTCCGTGAGCACATTCGTGTGCTTGAAGGCGACGCCTGCTATCCCAAGCTGCACCCTGCATTACTTGGCCAGCGCTTTGATCGGGTGATAAGCCAGCATCTGCTGGTGCATCTCAGCGACAAGCCTGGTGTGCTGACACAATGGCATGACTGTCTTGAAGATGACGGCTACCTCATCCTGCATGAACCCGTGCTCAGCGTGCAGGCACAAGCCTTCGGTGAGCGACCGAACCTGCCGGTGCCATGGGCGCTGACATCGCGGGCCGATCAGCTCGCGACCTGTGAAGAGCTCCAGGAAGCGATGGCCAACAGCGGATTTGAAGTCGACACGCATATCGAGCTGACCGAACAGGTACTCGCCTGGCAAGCACGTCGCCAGCAGCATGCCTGCTCCTCACATCAGACCGCAGACACTGAAGACCAGCTCGGCAGCCGAGACATACGCGATGAACTAGCGTTATCAAGCGCCATGCTTGCCGCGAGAGCATTGACCCCCGAATTGATCTTCGGCCCGATGTTCGCACTGATGCAACGCAACATCGCGCAGGCACTGGAAGCTGGCTGGCTGGAGGTACATCTGTGGCGGTTGCGCAAGCGTCCTGCCCAGCGTGCATCAAATGCCGGCCACCCTCGCCTCTGA
- a CDS encoding biotin-dependent carboxyltransferase family protein: MSAASAVESVATLRVERSGALALVQDGGRLGVRHLGVTQGGAADWVSLGWANWLLGNAPDAAALEITLGGGLSLKVEQAGTLALHGADLAATLDGEPLLPGRAFTVTAGQVLKFERPVTGLRAYLAFAGGLDVAPVLGSVACVVRDGLGGLGGEGRALASGDELRAASNELCLRTLPQVALDWQTGLSPADKDTAIILPLVVGAQIAEFSGDSLYRAFNSDWVVDGRADRMGVRLTGPRLEREGAGMVSEGIPLGAVQVPADGQPIVLLNDRQTIGGYPRIGALTPLACAQLGQCVPGTRVQLAAVTPGQARRVHLKALAAWQV, encoded by the coding sequence ATGAGTGCCGCATCAGCAGTAGAAAGCGTGGCCACTTTACGTGTCGAGCGAAGCGGTGCATTGGCGCTGGTACAGGATGGCGGGCGTCTCGGTGTACGTCATCTTGGTGTGACACAAGGCGGAGCTGCCGATTGGGTCTCACTGGGGTGGGCCAACTGGTTGCTGGGCAATGCACCCGACGCGGCGGCGCTCGAGATCACCCTGGGGGGTGGGTTGAGCTTGAAGGTCGAGCAAGCGGGCACTCTGGCCCTGCATGGGGCGGATCTTGCCGCGACCCTCGATGGTGAGCCACTGTTGCCCGGTCGGGCATTTACGGTAACGGCAGGCCAGGTACTCAAGTTCGAACGCCCTGTCACAGGCCTGAGAGCCTATCTCGCCTTTGCGGGCGGGCTGGATGTGGCGCCGGTGTTGGGCAGTGTTGCCTGCGTGGTGCGAGATGGGCTTGGCGGCTTGGGCGGTGAAGGTCGCGCGCTGGCCAGCGGCGATGAGCTACGTGCCGCCAGCAACGAATTGTGCTTGCGCACGTTGCCGCAAGTTGCTCTGGATTGGCAGACAGGACTATCGCCTGCCGACAAGGATACGGCGATCATTCTGCCGTTAGTGGTGGGTGCGCAGATCGCCGAATTCAGCGGCGATAGTCTCTATCGCGCCTTCAACAGTGACTGGGTCGTGGATGGCCGCGCTGACCGTATGGGGGTGCGTCTGACCGGCCCACGACTGGAGCGCGAAGGTGCCGGCATGGTCTCGGAAGGGATTCCGTTGGGCGCGGTGCAGGTGCCGGCTGATGGCCAGCCGATCGTGCTGCTCAATGATCGCCAGACCATCGGTGGCTACCCGCGTATCGGTGCCTTGACGCCGCTGGCATGCGCGCAACTGGGCCAATGTGTGCCGGGGACACGTGTCCAGCTGGCGGCAGTCACGCCGGGCCAGGCACGTCGGGTTCACTTGAAGGCGCTGGCAGCGTGGCAGGTATGA
- a CDS encoding 5-oxoprolinase subunit B family protein: protein MAGLEGHSEEMRPELRLETVGMDTLIVRLFDSIEESNMGWVLAADSALRQVFGEALIDLVPSYTTLLLHYDVAKLEESEARARVSQALEDLAPDSGQQGQLHEVPVWYDDSVGPELEPIATRLGISVEALIERHCAHDYCVFALGFAPGYAFMGVLEEALTTPRLKTPRQKVAAGSVGIADRQTAIYPSRSPGGWNILGRTPLTLFGRNAAGEPSSLFMPGDRVRFVSISREEFVRLGGDVTPLEERS from the coding sequence ATGGCAGGTCTGGAAGGGCACTCAGAAGAGATGCGTCCTGAACTGCGCCTGGAAACCGTCGGCATGGATACGCTGATCGTGCGGCTGTTCGACAGTATTGAAGAGTCCAACATGGGGTGGGTGCTGGCAGCAGATAGCGCGCTGCGCCAAGTGTTCGGAGAAGCGTTGATTGATCTGGTGCCGTCCTACACCACCTTGCTGCTGCACTACGATGTGGCGAAGCTGGAGGAGAGCGAGGCGCGTGCACGGGTCTCTCAGGCGCTTGAAGATCTAGCGCCCGATAGCGGCCAGCAGGGCCAGCTTCACGAAGTCCCCGTGTGGTACGACGACAGTGTCGGGCCAGAACTCGAACCGATTGCCACGCGTCTTGGCATCAGCGTCGAGGCGCTGATCGAGCGACATTGCGCACATGATTACTGCGTGTTCGCGCTGGGCTTTGCGCCGGGTTACGCCTTCATGGGCGTGCTGGAAGAGGCGCTGACCACGCCGCGCCTCAAGACACCGCGTCAGAAGGTGGCGGCGGGCAGTGTCGGTATCGCCGATCGCCAGACGGCCATCTATCCCTCCCGCTCGCCAGGAGGCTGGAATATCCTCGGTCGCACGCCGCTGACGCTGTTCGGACGTAACGCTGCCGGCGAGCCCTCAAGTCTTTTCATGCCCGGTGATCGAGTCCGATTCGTTTCGATCAGCCGTGAGGAATTTGTCCGCCTGGGCGGCGATGTCACCCCGCTGGAGGAGCGCTCATGA
- a CDS encoding 5-oxoprolinase subunit PxpA, which yields MSRSPVSAPSLPLLNCDMGESFGNWKIGLDEEVMPFVDCANIACGFHASDPTIMRRTVRLAVQHDVRIGAHPAYPDLQGFGRRSMACSPAEVEDMLLYQIGALEGICRAEGTRIQYVKPHGALYNDMAADPILLRAVMQAVVRYDASLPLMVMATANPAPMQALADEMGITLWFEAFADRAYDSRGHLVSRREPGAVHHDSEVIIAQSVTLARGEALTDSSGGQLVLSADTLCVHGDNAESVAAVRAIREAFDMLAGA from the coding sequence ATGTCTCGTTCCCCTGTCTCCGCTCCCTCCCTGCCTTTGCTCAACTGCGACATGGGCGAAAGCTTCGGCAACTGGAAGATCGGTCTCGATGAAGAGGTGATGCCCTTTGTCGATTGCGCCAATATCGCCTGTGGTTTCCATGCGTCAGACCCGACCATCATGCGCCGCACCGTGCGTCTTGCCGTCCAGCATGACGTTCGCATTGGTGCGCACCCCGCCTATCCGGACCTGCAAGGCTTTGGGCGTCGCTCCATGGCTTGCTCGCCTGCTGAAGTGGAAGACATGCTGCTGTATCAGATTGGTGCGCTGGAGGGTATTTGCCGCGCCGAAGGCACACGTATCCAGTATGTGAAACCGCATGGCGCGCTCTACAACGACATGGCTGCTGATCCGATCCTGCTTCGTGCCGTCATGCAGGCCGTGGTGCGTTACGACGCCAGCCTGCCGCTGATGGTGATGGCGACCGCCAATCCTGCACCGATGCAGGCACTCGCCGATGAGATGGGCATCACGCTGTGGTTCGAGGCATTTGCTGACCGCGCCTATGACTCACGTGGCCATCTCGTCTCACGTCGCGAACCTGGCGCCGTACATCACGACAGCGAGGTGATCATCGCGCAGTCAGTGACATTGGCACGTGGCGAAGCGCTGACTGACAGCAGTGGCGGCCAGTTGGTGCTGTCGGCCGATACGCTGTGCGTACATGGTGACAATGCCGAATCAGTCGCAGCGGTACGCGCCATACGTGAAGCCTTTGATATGCTGGCGGGTGCCTGA
- a CDS encoding VOC family protein: MAVSDPFHLAIQVRDIAEARRFYGEFLGCPEGRSSDSWVDFDLYGHQFVCHLNAALAEPEHGIAQHKNPVDGHGVPVPHFGVVLEMNAWQALADRLKAEGVKFEIEPYVRFKGEPGEQATMFFLDPTGNALEFKAFKDRESQLFRK, translated from the coding sequence ATGGCCGTCAGTGATCCGTTCCATCTCGCCATTCAAGTTCGTGATATCGCCGAAGCCCGCCGCTTCTATGGTGAATTCCTCGGCTGTCCCGAAGGTCGTTCATCCGACAGCTGGGTCGATTTCGATCTCTACGGCCACCAGTTTGTCTGTCACCTGAATGCGGCACTGGCAGAACCTGAGCACGGTATCGCTCAGCACAAGAACCCCGTCGATGGTCACGGCGTCCCTGTGCCTCACTTCGGTGTCGTGCTGGAAATGAACGCCTGGCAAGCCTTGGCTGACCGCCTAAAGGCGGAGGGCGTGAAGTTCGAGATCGAACCCTACGTGCGCTTCAAGGGCGAACCCGGAGAGCAGGCGACGATGTTCTTCCTCGACCCCACCGGCAATGCGCTGGAATTCAAGGCCTTCAAGGACCGTGAGAGCCAGCTGTTCCGCAAGTGA
- a CDS encoding LysR family transcriptional regulator → MFDFKELEAFVWVVRLGSFRKGATKLHLTQPSISDRINRLEATVGESLLERSTRPIQPTLRGREFFAHAERLLSGREEAMRLFQEEGAFSGTLRLGVIETIANSWFPAFMRQLAERYPKLTLEMTVDISPFLHQRLAENDLDMLFAMDSAAMGPYATQAPLCTFEMGMFASPVLAQQLAEGASRFANTPFISFSKQARPYSELVSYLSELGIKQPKVHCTSTLMTILRMSSEGLGIGVLPVATVEDVIGHGELVRLPLDTPLPPMVYEAIWRNANYPDFCASVARLGRQCAETYSEQHSVVPTAPSAGA, encoded by the coding sequence ATGTTCGACTTCAAGGAACTCGAGGCCTTTGTCTGGGTCGTGCGGCTCGGCTCGTTCCGCAAGGGTGCGACCAAACTGCACCTGACCCAGCCCTCCATCTCGGACCGCATCAATCGTCTGGAAGCGACCGTCGGCGAATCACTGCTGGAGCGCTCCACTCGCCCTATTCAGCCTACATTGCGCGGCCGTGAATTCTTTGCCCATGCAGAACGTCTACTAAGCGGACGTGAAGAAGCCATGCGATTGTTTCAGGAAGAAGGGGCTTTCTCAGGCACACTGCGCCTGGGCGTGATCGAGACGATCGCCAACAGCTGGTTTCCTGCCTTCATGCGCCAACTGGCAGAACGCTATCCCAAGTTGACGCTGGAAATGACCGTCGATATCTCACCCTTCCTGCATCAGCGGCTGGCCGAGAACGATCTCGACATGCTGTTTGCGATGGACAGTGCTGCCATGGGGCCCTATGCCACTCAAGCACCGCTGTGCACCTTCGAGATGGGCATGTTCGCCTCCCCTGTGCTAGCTCAGCAACTGGCAGAAGGTGCCAGTCGTTTTGCCAATACACCCTTCATTTCCTTCAGCAAGCAGGCGCGCCCCTACAGCGAGCTGGTCAGCTATCTATCGGAGCTCGGCATCAAGCAACCCAAGGTGCACTGCACCAGTACGCTGATGACGATTCTGCGTATGAGCAGTGAAGGACTGGGGATAGGAGTGCTACCGGTGGCCACCGTCGAGGATGTCATCGGTCACGGTGAGCTAGTGCGTCTGCCGCTCGACACGCCGCTGCCACCGATGGTCTACGAGGCCATCTGGCGCAATGCCAACTACCCCGATTTCTGTGCCAGTGTCGCTCGCCTGGGACGGCAGTGCGCTGAAACCTACTCCGAGCAACATTCGGTAGTGCCAACAGCACCGAGCGCCGGCGCATGA
- a CDS encoding TRAP transporter substrate-binding protein yields the protein MRKPNSFVLLAAAGALAFSGTTLAAQWNLATPYGDASFHTKNTKQFAEDVTKATDGELTITVHSGGSLISHGEIKPSVRRGTVQAGEIFLSILSNESPIYELDTLPGVASSYPEAIALWEASKPDITRLFAKEGLMPLYAVAWPAQGIYTDFDLTDVSQLKGLRIRAPNINTQRFVENVGGKPTETEEADIPTAFSTGRVDGMITSSSTGKSMSAWDYVKHYSDAKLWLPKNIVFVNKRAFDRLDESSQQAVLDAAKAAEARGWEASMDDAAESAKLLTEKGFSITEPNEQLSKELKAAGEKLFEDWKSRAGEEGQQLLERYRADLDA from the coding sequence ATGCGTAAGCCCAACTCTTTCGTTTTGCTGGCCGCCGCGGGTGCACTGGCGTTCAGTGGCACCACTCTGGCTGCCCAGTGGAACCTCGCCACTCCCTATGGCGATGCCAGCTTCCACACCAAAAATACCAAGCAGTTCGCAGAAGATGTGACCAAGGCCACTGATGGCGAGCTGACTATCACCGTCCACAGCGGTGGTTCATTGATCTCCCACGGCGAGATCAAGCCCTCCGTACGTCGCGGCACCGTCCAGGCCGGCGAGATCTTCCTGTCGATTCTGTCCAACGAATCGCCGATCTATGAGCTGGATACCCTGCCCGGCGTCGCCTCCAGCTATCCGGAAGCCATTGCCCTGTGGGAAGCCTCCAAGCCTGACATCACCCGGCTATTTGCCAAGGAAGGCCTGATGCCGCTGTACGCCGTCGCCTGGCCAGCGCAGGGCATCTATACCGACTTCGATCTGACTGATGTGTCCCAGCTCAAGGGGCTGCGCATTCGCGCACCCAACATCAATACCCAGCGCTTTGTCGAGAACGTCGGTGGCAAGCCCACCGAGACCGAAGAAGCCGATATCCCCACCGCCTTCAGCACCGGCCGCGTCGACGGCATGATCACTTCAAGCTCTACCGGCAAGTCCATGTCGGCATGGGATTACGTCAAGCACTACAGCGATGCCAAGCTGTGGCTGCCGAAGAACATCGTCTTCGTCAACAAGCGTGCCTTCGACCGTCTCGACGAAAGCAGCCAACAGGCCGTACTTGATGCCGCCAAGGCAGCTGAAGCACGTGGCTGGGAAGCCAGCATGGATGACGCTGCCGAAAGCGCCAAGCTGCTGACCGAAAAGGGCTTCTCCATCACTGAGCCCAACGAGCAATTGTCGAAGGAGCTGAAGGCCGCCGGTGAAAAGCTATTCGAGGACTGGAAGTCGCGTGCCGGTGAAGAAGGCCAGCAGCTACTTGAGCGCTACCGCGCTGACCTGGACGCATGA
- a CDS encoding TRAP transporter small permease: MTYFFDKLYRLGAWGAAACMLLICAVVSLQVFLRLIDAVLVMFGTERLGFEISGVSEMAAFLLVGATFLSLAYTFTHHAHIRVTLVINRLPAAGRVWIESLALLIALALSVLITRELVLLVGESLEYHDISSGLLALPLWIPQSVLVIGTGLLCLAILETLVATLRTAFTAPSRYVAPEPEDGAE; this comes from the coding sequence ATGACCTACTTCTTCGACAAACTCTATCGCCTTGGTGCGTGGGGAGCGGCGGCCTGCATGCTGTTGATCTGCGCGGTCGTCAGCCTGCAAGTCTTCCTGCGCCTGATAGACGCCGTGCTGGTAATGTTCGGCACCGAGCGTCTCGGCTTTGAAATTTCCGGCGTTTCGGAAATGGCTGCCTTCCTGCTGGTTGGCGCGACCTTCCTGAGCCTCGCCTACACCTTCACGCATCATGCTCACATCCGCGTGACACTCGTCATCAATCGCCTGCCCGCTGCTGGCCGCGTATGGATCGAGAGCCTGGCGCTGCTGATTGCACTGGCACTGAGCGTATTGATCACCCGCGAGCTGGTGTTACTGGTCGGCGAAAGCCTCGAATACCACGACATCTCCTCCGGATTGCTGGCCCTGCCGCTGTGGATTCCACAGAGCGTGCTGGTCATCGGCACTGGCCTGTTGTGCCTGGCGATTCTCGAGACACTGGTCGCCACCCTGCGCACCGCCTTCACTGCGCCCTCACGCTACGTGGCGCCTGAGCCCGAAGACGGAGCCGAATGA
- a CDS encoding TRAP transporter large permease, producing the protein MLTLILVTLLTLALLLGGGVWVAFSLIGTGWIVLTFFSTFDTGPILASDFWGASYGWDLTALPMFVWMGEILFRSGLADNMFRALAPWLNRLPGRLLHSNIIGSGLFAAVCGSSAATCATVGKMTLPELERRGYDSNLAIGTLASASTLGLLIPPSIMMIVYGVVTEQSISRLFIAGVLPGLLLLALFMGYLMVWSKVVGEPQGRAGFDEPHMSFMAKLRNSAQLIPLLALIGGILGSIYGGLASPTEAAAVGVVLSLIIARLNGHMSLSTFKTSMFAALRTSCMIAFIIAGASFLSSAMSFTQIPMQLAEGIASLGLSPTMLLVVLTIFLLILGCFLDGISLILLVTSIIMPVVEAAGFDLIWFGIYLIIVVEMSQITPPVGFNLFVIQSLTGKDIITITKATLPFFLLMIFSIVLMHIFPEIVLYLPQAMNGS; encoded by the coding sequence ATGCTGACACTTATCCTCGTCACCCTGCTGACCCTCGCCCTGCTACTCGGGGGCGGCGTCTGGGTTGCCTTCTCGTTGATCGGTACCGGCTGGATCGTGCTGACTTTCTTCTCGACCTTCGATACTGGCCCGATCCTGGCCTCCGACTTCTGGGGTGCCAGCTACGGCTGGGACCTCACCGCATTACCCATGTTCGTGTGGATGGGCGAGATCCTGTTCCGCTCGGGATTGGCCGACAACATGTTCCGTGCCCTGGCACCGTGGCTCAACCGCCTGCCGGGCCGCCTGCTGCACTCCAACATCATCGGCAGCGGTCTGTTCGCTGCCGTGTGTGGCTCCTCTGCCGCCACCTGTGCCACGGTCGGCAAGATGACGCTGCCAGAGCTTGAGCGTCGTGGCTACGACAGCAACCTGGCCATCGGCACCCTCGCCAGTGCCTCAACCCTAGGCCTGCTGATTCCGCCGTCGATCATGATGATCGTCTACGGCGTGGTCACCGAGCAGTCCATCTCGCGTCTGTTCATTGCTGGCGTATTGCCGGGCCTGCTGCTGCTGGCACTGTTCATGGGCTATCTGATGGTCTGGTCCAAGGTCGTCGGCGAGCCGCAAGGCCGCGCCGGTTTTGATGAGCCGCACATGAGCTTCATGGCCAAGCTACGTAACAGTGCTCAGCTGATCCCGCTGCTGGCACTGATCGGTGGCATCCTCGGCAGCATCTACGGCGGCCTGGCCTCACCGACCGAAGCGGCAGCCGTCGGCGTCGTGCTGTCACTGATCATCGCGCGCCTCAATGGCCACATGAGCCTCAGTACCTTCAAGACGTCGATGTTCGCTGCACTGCGTACCTCATGCATGATTGCCTTCATCATTGCCGGTGCGTCGTTCCTGTCGTCCGCGATGAGCTTCACCCAGATTCCCATGCAGCTGGCAGAAGGCATTGCTTCATTGGGGCTGTCGCCGACCATGCTGCTGGTGGTACTGACGATCTTCCTGCTGATTCTGGGCTGCTTCCTCGACGGCATCTCGCTGATCCTGCTGGTGACCTCCATCATCATGCCGGTAGTCGAAGCGGCAGGATTTGACCTGATCTGGTTCGGTATCTACCTGATCATCGTGGTCGAGATGTCGCAGATCACCCCACCGGTCGGCTTCAACCTGTTCGTGATCCAGAGCCTCACCGGCAAGGACATCATCACCATCACCAAGGCAACGCTGCCATTCTTCCTGCTGATGATCTTCTCCATCGTGTTGATGCATATCTTCCCGGAGATCGTGCTTTATCTGCCGCAAGCCATGAACGGTAGCTAG
- a CDS encoding FecCD family ABC transporter permease, with the protein MPDSRPVASPASRVSAEMTSIAISPATAWRHRQRQGARWLWVIGVLVVLACLLDISQGSGQLTLARLLPALWQPHATDPLAHAILWQLRLPIALMAVAVGAALAMAGAQMQTLLHNPLADPFTLGVSAAASVGAGLGLILHVDLIPYGFAPLTFLNDAGLGVTLNAFIFALGASLILWSAQRLPGIGVQTLVLLGIALMFFFNAMLGVLQFVASPEALQQLIFWSMGSLERSSWPRLAMLSVVILVCGVIFHRRRSELTALSLGEAQARALGVDVRRLRLTGLLCTALLTATAVSFVGSVGFIGLVAPHIARLLVGEQQQRFLPLSALLGALLLSLTSTLSKSLVPGVLLPLGMITALIGLPFFVSLILKRRGLDG; encoded by the coding sequence GTGCCCGATTCCCGCCCAGTTGCCTCACCTGCGTCTCGTGTCTCTGCCGAGATGACGAGCATCGCCATCTCGCCGGCCACTGCCTGGCGCCACCGTCAGCGCCAAGGCGCCAGATGGCTGTGGGTCATTGGTGTGCTGGTCGTGCTGGCCTGCCTGCTGGATATCAGCCAGGGCAGTGGCCAGTTGACGCTTGCACGCCTGCTACCGGCGCTATGGCAACCACACGCCACTGATCCGCTCGCGCATGCCATCCTGTGGCAGTTACGCCTGCCTATCGCGTTGATGGCCGTCGCGGTCGGTGCGGCACTGGCGATGGCCGGCGCCCAGATGCAGACGCTCTTGCACAACCCACTGGCGGACCCCTTCACGCTGGGCGTGTCAGCGGCGGCCAGTGTCGGTGCGGGGCTGGGACTGATTCTGCATGTCGATCTCATTCCCTATGGCTTCGCACCACTGACCTTTCTCAATGATGCCGGACTCGGCGTGACACTGAATGCATTCATCTTTGCGCTCGGTGCCTCGCTGATACTGTGGAGCGCCCAGCGCTTACCTGGTATCGGCGTACAGACGCTGGTACTGCTGGGCATCGCGCTGATGTTCTTCTTCAATGCGATGCTTGGTGTGCTGCAGTTCGTAGCATCGCCGGAGGCGCTGCAGCAGTTGATATTCTGGTCGATGGGCAGTCTGGAGCGCAGCAGTTGGCCACGCCTTGCCATGCTGTCGGTGGTAATCCTTGTCTGCGGCGTCATCTTTCATCGCCGTCGCAGCGAATTGACCGCACTGAGTCTCGGCGAAGCGCAGGCTCGCGCGCTGGGAGTTGACGTGCGCCGCCTACGCCTCACCGGCCTGCTATGCACCGCACTGCTTACCGCAACTGCCGTTTCATTCGTCGGTAGCGTCGGTTTCATCGGCCTGGTCGCGCCGCATATCGCACGCTTGCTGGTCGGTGAGCAGCAGCAACGCTTTCTGCCACTGTCAGCTCTGCTGGGGGCACTGCTGCTGTCACTGACCTCAACGTTGAGCAAGTCGCTGGTACCAGGGGTATTGCTGCCGCTGGGCATGATTACCGCCCTGATCGGCCTGCCGTTCTTTGTCAGCCTGATCCTCAAGCGCAGAGGGCTCGACGGATGA